A region from the Sandaracinus amylolyticus genome encodes:
- a CDS encoding phospholipase D-like domain-containing protein, translating to MRDLLKVGETCSALAPAWSGVIVDADDYYRSLADAIESARAYVLIAGWQLESSVWMRRRDEDEDRPRTFREIVRAAVTRNPELRIYVLAWDWSSVYALDREWATSDKLRSAGRGRLRFLYDANHAPGASHHEKFAIVDGHTAWLGGIDISEHRWDQRSHVDQNPMRFDGKGALYLPYHDVQSVVRGPVVRHLVEHFVDRWVAAGGEPMVLVPEPIPESAPFAHMPLGHGPVAITRTRGATVVPMREPVREIRALYERALQRAERFVYIESQYVTARVIVEALADRMRDRSRGRLEIVVIVPWCLEGRMEKAAIEGPQRIALSVLARIAEENGHAMGVFSPCVPRKADSEGPCPTYVHSKLMIVDDRFLTLGSANATNRSMGLDTELNLAWAAEDEHDDVARGIHALRVSLMAEHTGVTPEEAIRDLSRVEGIVDRLCALAANEPRRLYRPRLDPDQAIADQGPMDDLFASIGDPETAAFDEGLFEEILERPHGIVARVVTALQSVAGARG from the coding sequence GTGCGTGACTTGCTGAAGGTCGGTGAGACGTGCAGCGCGCTCGCTCCCGCGTGGAGCGGTGTGATCGTCGACGCCGACGACTACTACCGTTCGCTCGCCGACGCGATCGAGTCGGCGCGCGCGTACGTGCTGATCGCGGGCTGGCAGCTCGAGAGCAGCGTGTGGATGCGCCGGCGCGACGAGGACGAGGATCGCCCTCGCACGTTCCGCGAGATCGTGCGCGCGGCCGTGACGCGCAACCCCGAGCTGCGCATCTACGTGCTCGCGTGGGACTGGTCGAGCGTGTACGCGCTCGATCGCGAGTGGGCGACGTCGGACAAGCTTCGCTCCGCGGGGCGCGGTCGGCTTCGCTTCCTCTACGACGCGAACCACGCGCCGGGCGCGAGCCATCACGAGAAGTTCGCGATCGTCGACGGCCACACGGCGTGGCTCGGAGGCATCGACATCAGCGAGCACCGCTGGGACCAGCGCAGCCACGTCGATCAGAACCCGATGCGCTTCGACGGAAAGGGCGCGCTCTACCTGCCCTACCACGACGTGCAGTCGGTCGTGCGCGGACCGGTCGTGCGCCATCTCGTCGAGCACTTCGTCGACCGCTGGGTCGCGGCGGGCGGCGAGCCGATGGTGCTGGTGCCCGAGCCGATCCCGGAGTCCGCGCCGTTCGCGCACATGCCGCTCGGGCACGGGCCGGTCGCGATCACGCGCACGCGCGGCGCGACGGTGGTGCCGATGCGCGAGCCGGTGCGCGAGATCCGGGCGCTCTACGAGCGCGCGCTGCAGCGCGCGGAGCGCTTCGTCTACATCGAGTCGCAGTACGTCACCGCGCGCGTGATCGTCGAGGCGCTCGCCGACCGCATGCGCGACCGGAGCCGCGGGCGGCTCGAGATCGTGGTGATCGTCCCGTGGTGCCTCGAGGGGCGTATGGAGAAGGCGGCGATCGAGGGCCCGCAGCGCATCGCGCTCTCGGTGCTCGCGCGCATCGCGGAGGAGAACGGCCACGCGATGGGCGTCTTCTCGCCGTGTGTGCCGCGCAAGGCCGACTCCGAAGGCCCGTGCCCGACGTACGTGCACAGCAAGCTGATGATCGTCGACGATCGCTTCCTGACGCTGGGATCGGCGAACGCGACGAACCGCAGCATGGGGCTCGACACCGAGCTCAACCTCGCGTGGGCGGCGGAGGACGAGCACGACGACGTCGCGCGCGGGATCCACGCGCTGCGCGTGTCGCTGATGGCCGAGCACACCGGCGTCACGCCCGAGGAGGCGATCCGCGATCTGTCGCGCGTCGAGGGCATCGTCGATCGCCTGTGCGCGCTCGCCGCGAACGAGCCGCGGCGGCTGTACCGCCCGAGGCTCGATCCGGATCAGGCGATCGCCGATCAGGGCCCGATGGACGATCTCTTCGCGAGCATCGGAGACCCCGAGACCGCAGCCTTCGACGAGGGCCTCTTCGAGGAGATCCTCGAACGCCCGCACGGCATCGTCGCGCGCGTCGTCACGGCGCTGCAATCGGTCGCCGGTGCGCGCGGCTGA
- a CDS encoding TrpB-like pyridoxal phosphate-dependent enzyme, which produces MTTKYLLPESEIPRHWYNILADLGSPPAPVLHPGTKEAVGPSDLAPLFPMAIIEQEMSAQREIAIPDEVRDVLGLWRPTPLFRAHALERAIGTRSHVYYKYEGVSPSGSHKPNTAVAQAYYNAREGVKRLATETGAGQWGSSLSFAAARFGLHVTVYMVKVSHQQKPYRRSMMQVWGAEVFASPSTRTNAGRKILELTPESQGSLGIAISEAVEDAATHDDTKYALGSVLNHVCLHQTVIGLEAQRQMEMAGEYPDVVIGCHGGGSNFAGIAIPFVRDKMNGKKVRLVASEPASCPSLTKGVYAFDYGDAVGMTPIVKMHTLGHDFMPPGIHAGGLRYHGAAPLVSKLLDMGLVEAVAYPQRACFEAAVTFARAEGIVPAPESSHAVRAAIDEAKKADAEGTTRVVLFNLSGHGHFDLGAYDAYLAGQLEDYEYPSEAVASAMAQLPKIAL; this is translated from the coding sequence TTGACGACCAAGTATTTGTTGCCCGAGAGCGAGATCCCGCGTCACTGGTACAACATCCTCGCGGATCTCGGATCGCCGCCCGCGCCCGTGCTGCACCCGGGCACGAAGGAGGCGGTCGGTCCGAGCGATCTCGCGCCGCTCTTCCCGATGGCGATCATCGAGCAGGAGATGAGCGCGCAGCGCGAGATCGCGATTCCCGACGAGGTGCGCGACGTGCTCGGGCTCTGGCGACCGACTCCGCTCTTCCGCGCCCACGCGCTGGAGCGCGCGATCGGGACTCGCTCGCACGTCTATTACAAATACGAGGGTGTCAGTCCGTCGGGCAGTCACAAACCGAACACGGCAGTCGCGCAGGCCTATTACAACGCGCGAGAGGGCGTGAAGCGGCTCGCGACGGAGACCGGAGCGGGCCAGTGGGGCTCGTCGCTCTCGTTCGCGGCGGCGCGCTTCGGGCTGCACGTCACCGTCTACATGGTGAAGGTGAGCCATCAGCAGAAGCCCTATCGCCGCTCGATGATGCAGGTGTGGGGCGCGGAGGTGTTCGCGTCGCCGAGCACGCGCACCAACGCGGGCCGCAAGATCCTGGAGCTCACCCCGGAGAGCCAGGGGTCGCTGGGCATCGCGATCTCGGAGGCGGTCGAGGACGCGGCGACGCACGACGACACCAAGTACGCGCTGGGCTCGGTGCTCAACCACGTGTGTCTGCACCAGACCGTGATCGGCCTCGAGGCGCAGCGACAGATGGAGATGGCGGGCGAATATCCCGACGTCGTCATCGGCTGCCACGGCGGCGGGAGCAACTTCGCGGGGATCGCGATCCCGTTCGTGCGCGACAAGATGAACGGCAAGAAGGTGCGCCTCGTCGCGTCCGAGCCGGCGAGCTGTCCTTCGCTCACGAAGGGCGTCTACGCGTTCGACTACGGCGACGCGGTGGGGATGACGCCGATCGTGAAGATGCACACGCTCGGTCACGACTTCATGCCGCCGGGAATCCATGCGGGCGGTCTGCGCTATCACGGCGCGGCGCCGCTGGTGTCGAAGCTGCTCGACATGGGGCTCGTCGAAGCGGTCGCGTACCCGCAGCGCGCGTGCTTCGAGGCGGCGGTGACGTTCGCGCGCGCCGAAGGGATCGTGCCCGCGCCCGAGTCGTCACACGCCGTGCGCGCGGCGATCGACGAGGCGAAGAAGGCCGACGCCGAGGGCACGACGCGCGTCGTGCTCTTCAACCTGAGCGGCCACGGACACTTCGATCTCGGCGCGTACGATGCCTATCTCGCGGGCCAGCTCGAGGATTACGAATATCCGAGCGAGGCAGTCGCGAGCGCGATGGCGCAACTCCCGAAGATCGCGCTCTGA
- the metK gene encoding methionine adenosyltransferase has protein sequence MSGYLFTSESVTEGHPDKLCDAISDSVLDAILEKDARARVACETMVKTGYAIVAGEITTKAVIDFPKVIRAAIKDIGYTAECGFDWEHCAILTAIEQQSPDIAQGVNIETSLSKDQGAGDQGLMFGYACDETPELMPMPIQLAHRLAQRLAKVRKNGTLPWLRPDGKTQVTVEYGPDGKPVRLDAIVVSTQHSPDVKSKKITEAMTEEVIQKVCPANMIDKKTKIFVNPTGRFVIGGPVGDAGLTGRKIIVDTYGGMGRHGGGAFSGKDPSKVDRSAAYFARYVAKNIVASGVAARAEVQVAYAIGVAKPMGVYVSTFGTGKVEDAKIAAAVSDMFDFRPRALIETLELLKPMYRPTAAYGHFGRTEKGSFTWERTDRAAELADRLLGGKKAAKATSISNGSNGEKSAAKPAKKKASGKAAQA, from the coding sequence ATGTCCGGATATCTCTTCACCTCGGAGTCGGTCACCGAAGGCCATCCCGACAAGCTCTGCGACGCGATCTCCGACTCCGTCCTCGACGCGATCCTCGAGAAGGACGCGCGCGCCCGCGTGGCGTGCGAGACGATGGTGAAGACCGGCTACGCGATCGTCGCGGGCGAGATCACGACGAAGGCCGTGATCGACTTCCCGAAGGTCATCCGCGCGGCGATCAAGGACATCGGCTACACGGCCGAGTGCGGCTTCGACTGGGAGCACTGCGCGATCCTCACCGCGATCGAGCAGCAGTCGCCCGACATCGCGCAGGGCGTGAACATCGAGACCTCGCTCTCGAAGGATCAGGGCGCGGGCGATCAGGGCCTGATGTTCGGCTACGCGTGCGACGAGACGCCCGAGCTGATGCCGATGCCGATCCAGCTGGCGCACCGCCTCGCGCAGCGCCTCGCGAAGGTTCGCAAGAACGGCACGCTCCCGTGGCTCCGCCCCGACGGCAAGACCCAGGTCACCGTCGAGTACGGCCCGGACGGCAAGCCGGTGCGCCTCGACGCGATCGTCGTCAGCACGCAGCACTCGCCCGACGTGAAGTCGAAGAAGATCACCGAGGCGATGACCGAGGAAGTCATCCAGAAGGTCTGCCCGGCGAACATGATCGACAAGAAGACGAAGATCTTCGTCAACCCGACGGGGCGCTTCGTCATCGGCGGACCGGTCGGCGACGCGGGCCTCACCGGCCGCAAGATCATCGTGGACACCTACGGCGGCATGGGCCGTCACGGTGGCGGCGCGTTCAGCGGCAAGGATCCGAGCAAGGTCGATCGCTCGGCCGCGTACTTCGCGCGCTACGTCGCGAAGAACATCGTCGCGAGCGGCGTCGCCGCGCGCGCCGAGGTGCAGGTCGCGTACGCGATCGGCGTTGCGAAGCCGATGGGCGTGTACGTGTCGACGTTCGGCACCGGCAAGGTCGAGGACGCGAAGATCGCTGCGGCGGTCAGCGACATGTTCGACTTCCGCCCGCGCGCGCTGATCGAGACGCTCGAGCTGCTCAAGCCGATGTACCGCCCGACCGCGGCGTACGGTCACTTCGGCCGCACCGAGAAGGGCTCGTTCACGTGGGAGCGCACGGACCGCGCGGCGGAGCTCGCGGACCGTCTCCTCGGCGGCAAGAAGGCGGCGAAGGCCACCTCGATCTCGAACGGCTCGAACGGCGAGAAGAGCGCCGCCAAGCCGGCGAAGAAGAAGGCGTCGGGCAAGGCCGCGCAGGCCTGA
- a CDS encoding alpha/beta fold hydrolase: MAGALDTELPRPTIPRAVRARAPEITEALARVEQVWHRVLGSRDAPRALDAAHHDLDIALIGRVGYYVDAHAKGRPIVLLHGIHAAASAYDVKPLFDAFRGERPVYAPDLPGFGTSDRGPNQYCPMLYAKALKRFLVDVVTPREEPVDVVALSLTSEIAARVAIDSPHLFRTLTLISPTGLGSRAPRVDPARAARIERALEVPLWASPLYRVLTSRPSVKYFLDKSFHGRAPKAYVDHAVRTSRVHGAHHAPFAFVAGQLFTSDAREALYEQLRVPTLVLYDRDPYSDFGQLHALERHNRAVRAHRVPGTRGLPHFERCHEVVQTIRDLQEETRRGEESEIRA, from the coding sequence ATGGCTGGAGCACTGGATACCGAGCTCCCGCGGCCGACCATTCCGCGCGCGGTGCGCGCCCGGGCACCGGAGATCACCGAAGCGCTCGCGCGCGTCGAGCAGGTCTGGCATCGCGTGCTCGGCTCGCGCGATGCGCCGCGCGCGCTCGACGCCGCGCACCACGACCTCGACATCGCGCTGATCGGGCGCGTCGGCTACTACGTCGACGCGCACGCGAAGGGGCGGCCGATCGTGCTGCTGCACGGCATCCACGCCGCGGCCTCGGCGTACGACGTGAAGCCGCTCTTCGACGCGTTCCGCGGCGAGCGCCCGGTGTACGCGCCGGATCTGCCGGGCTTCGGCACGTCGGATCGCGGGCCCAACCAGTACTGCCCGATGCTCTACGCGAAGGCGCTCAAGCGCTTCCTCGTCGACGTCGTGACGCCGCGCGAGGAGCCGGTCGACGTGGTGGCCCTCTCGCTCACGAGCGAGATCGCCGCGCGCGTGGCGATCGACTCGCCGCACCTCTTCCGCACGCTGACGCTCATCTCGCCGACCGGGCTCGGATCGCGCGCGCCGCGCGTCGATCCCGCGCGCGCCGCGCGCATCGAGCGAGCGCTCGAGGTCCCGCTGTGGGCGTCGCCGCTCTATCGCGTGCTGACGTCGCGACCGAGCGTGAAGTACTTCCTCGACAAGAGCTTCCACGGGCGCGCGCCCAAGGCGTACGTCGATCACGCGGTGCGCACCTCGCGCGTGCACGGCGCGCATCACGCGCCGTTCGCGTTCGTCGCGGGGCAACTCTTCACGAGCGACGCGCGCGAGGCGCTCTACGAGCAGCTGCGCGTGCCGACGCTCGTGCTCTACGACCGCGATCCGTACAGCGACTTCGGGCAGCTCCACGCGCTCGAGCGGCACAACCGAGCGGTGCGCGCGCATCGCGTGCCGGGCACGCGCGGGCTGCCGCACTTCGAGCGCTGCCACGAGGTCGTGCAGACGATCCGCGATCTCCAGGAGGAGACGCGGCGTGGGGAGGAATCGGAGATTCGTGCGTGA